GCCGCTGATCACCCTCGGGCCGACCTTGGGTGGCTCGCCAGACTGGGAGATGTTCCGCTTCGGTTTCAGCGGATCGATCCTGTTCCGTCCCGATGCAGCCGCGGGGATCTTCGCGCCGCTCTACTACTGGAACACCGGACTGGTTCTGCACGGCGAGTACCGCGACATCGCACCCGACCGCAACATCCTGACCGCCGACCTGGTGCTGCGCCGCTACCTCGTCGATGGCCACCGCCGGAGCCGCGGGACCGCCCTCTTCGCCGGCGCCGGCGGAGGCCTGGCGCTCGTCGGCTATCCCGTGGCGGTCCCGGCCGGCGATTCCGCCGCAGGGGAGGCGGCGGCGGACGCCGCGCCGCAACGCTACCAACGCGGCGAACAGAGATACTACACGTTCCTGGCCGAGCTGGGATACGAGCAGGACATGACCGACAGCATCGTCCTGCTCTGGAAAGCCCAATGGCGCGGCTACATCTGGGGGTCGCGCGATTATTCCAACTGGTCGCTCCACGTCCAGATCGGCTTCCCGTTGCCCTGGTAGGAACCTCCCCGCCGTCGGGTTGTTGTCCCTCTCGCTTGTGGACGAGAGTCGCCCGAGCGGCTATCTTCTGCCGAACCTGTTTCCTGAGCCCGATCATCCGTGCGGACGCAACCGCGCCGGGTCGATTGCCGTGTTCGCGCCACGCTCCTTCTTGTCATCGCGAAGCGCTGCGTAGCGGGTGATCGGGTCAGACGTCCCGAGAGGTGATCCGATGCATCAAACCGTCATGAGCCGGACCGGCCGGCCTGTCCGCGACCGAGATCACCGGCGATCCGCCGCGTCGGCGATCTGGCTGGCATTCGCCGCCGCCTCCTGTCTCGCCGCCGCGGTCGCGAACGCGGCCGAACTGGGATACCGGGACTACCGGGCCGTCATGCGCGCCTGCGAAAGACTCGACCATCTCGCGTGCATCGAATCGCTCGAGGACGAGAACGGCCCCTACATCGTGATCGGGGACCGCTTCGGGCTGGTGCGGATCATCTACCTCACCGGTGACGGCAGCCGCGACATCTGGACCAGCAAGCAGCTCAACGGCGTCGTCCAGGAGGTGATCGGCGCGGACCTCGACGGCGATGGCAAGGACGAGATCATCGCCTGGTCCACGTCAGCCATGGTCTACGTGTGGTCGGGCGCCGATCACAAGCTCCGCTACGAGACCCTACAGAACGAGTTCCAGATCCTGCACAGCCTGGCGGTCGGCAACGTGGATGACGACGCGCAGCTGGAGATCCTGGTCAACGCCGACGATCACATCTACTACCTGGACGGTGTCACCTTCAACCGGGAATGGACCAGCCTGCGGGAGTACCAGGCCACGCGCATGGCCGTGGGCGACGTCGATGGCGACGGCACGCCGGAGATCGTGCTGAACACGGGGCAGATCGTCGATGCCCGCGGTGGCGACGTGGAATGGGAGGACGTGGTCTTCGGCACGCGCATCGAGCTGGTGGACATGGACGGGGACGGCATACCCGAAGTCCTCACCGAGAGCGACGGCGGCTTGCTGAAGATCTACGACGTGGACATCCGTCGCGAAAAACATCTGCAGTGAATGATCCCGTAAGATCCGCAGGCCATCCGGCACTCACGGCTGCAACGTTACAGTCGTCCGTTGCGAGGGGAACGATGATGCGCTCGTCCAGACTCGTCTGTTTCCTCCTGGTGGCGGGCCTGGCCGTGCCGGGCGCGGCCGGAGCCGGTCTCTTCGACTCGCCGCTAAACCAGTCCGCCGACGAACCGCCCGCCCTGACGGTGACTCTCAGGCCCCTGTCCGGGGATCTGCCGGCCGGAGGCCAGGTGCAGTTCGGGGTTCTCTACAACGTGCCGGCAGGCACGCACATGACGACCACCTTCCAGGCCCTGGAGTTCAGAGGCGAGCCGGCGGCCACCTTCGGCCAGGCCGTCTTCCCGCCGCCCGTCAAGGCGGAGATCCCGTACTACCGCGGCGACGTCATGGCCGTGGTGCCGGTGGCCCTGCCCGCCTTGCCGGGCGCGTTCACGGTCCATGTCGAGGCTGCGTACCAGCTCTGCAAGGAAGGGGAAGCCGCCCTCTGCTTCCCGCCAGCGAAGGCGACGACGTCCCTCGTGCTGCAGGTCACGGCCGCGACGGCGGGCGCGAACAGCGCCGCCGCCGCCGGTGGCGGGAGTCTCCAGGATCGGCTGCGGCACGCCCTGGAGAAGGGAAGCTGGCTGGCTTTCCTGATGGTGTTCCTGGGGGGCGTGCTCGCCAGTCTCACGCCGTGCGTATTCCCCATGATCCCCATCACGATCAGCTTCATCGGCATGCACGCCGGGGGAAACCCGGTCAAGGGCTTCATCATGTCGTTGTGGTACGTGCTGGGCATCGCCCTGGTCTACTCGTCCCTCGGCCTGATCGCCGCGGCGGGGGGGGCCGCCTTCGGTCAGGCCACGCAGACGCCGGTGTTCATGGGCGCGGTGGCCGCCGTCGTCTTCGCCATGGCCCTGTCCATGGCCGGTCTCTACGACATCCAACTGCCCAGCGGCCTCACGTCGAGGATCGGCGGCGGGCGCACGGGCTTCCTGGGCCCCTTGCTCATGGGCATGGCCATGGGACTGATCGCCGCGCCCTGCGTCGGACCCGTAATCGTGGTCCTGCTCTCGTGGGTGGCGACGACCGGCAGCCTATTTCTGGGCTTCTGGCTGCTGTTCACCTTCGCCATGGGCATGGGACTGCTGTTCATCGTACTGGGCACCTTCGGCGGCATGCTGCCCCCCGGGGGCTGGATGGTCACCGTCAAGCACGTCTTCGCCATCGTGCTCTACGCCCTGTCGCTGTGGTTCCTGAGGCCCTGGCTGCCGGCGTGGTTGCCGCCCCTGGTCTTCGGCCTGGCGCTGATGTTGAGCGTGAGCGCCTGGGGCGTTTTCAACCCGCTGCCGGCCGACGCCGGCCCCCGCGCCGGCCTGAACAAGGGCGTCATGCGGTTCCTGTGGATCGTGGGTCTGGTGCTGGCCCTGCTCGGCGGTCTGCGCGGCTTCGCGCCGGGACTGCTGCCGACCGGCGGCGCGGCGCCGCCGACGGGGGAGGCGTCTCATCTCGAGCCCGCCTGGTTCGGGGACGAGGCGGCGGGCTTCGCCGAGGCGGCCGCGACGGGCAAACCCGTGATGATGGATTTCTGGGCCGAATGGTGTGCCGCCTGCCTCGAGCTGGACCACAAGACCTACAACCAGGACGCGATCCTGCGACTTGCGCAAAGCTTCGTCGCGGTTAAGATGGACATGACCAGGCGCAGCCCCGAGAACGACGCCATCAGTCGCAGGCACAAGGTCGTGGGCATGCCGACGGTCATTTTCTTCGATTCCCAGGGCCACGAGCTGGAGCGGTTCTCCGGTTTCGTGAAAGCCGCCGACCTGTCCGAGGTCATGGCACGGGTCCTGACAGCGGTGAGATGACGAGGACCGGCCGTCCGTGACGGCCATCAAGCGGAGGCGAGATGAGCGACCTGATCCACGTGACCGACGAGAACTTCGAGGCCGAGATACTCAACAGCGAGATTCCGGTCCTGGTGGACTTCAGCGCCACCTGGTGCGGACCCTGCAAGCAGCTCACGCCCATCGTGGAGGAGCTGGCGGTCGAGTACGCCGGCCGCTTGAAGGTCGCCCACGTCGATGTGGATCATGCGCGCGACCACGCCGCCAAGTTCGGCGTGATGTCCGTGCCGACCGTCCTGTACATCAAGGGCGGGACGGTGACGGACTCGCAGGTGGGCCTGACGGCCAAGGAGAAGATGATCGAGAAGATCGACAAGATGCTCTGACGCGGAGGACTTCATGAGACGAACATTCCTGATCATACTCGCCGTCCTGCTGGGCCTGTACGCCTGCACGGGCTGCACGGGTGACACCAAGGACGCCACCGTCGCCGGCGGCAAGACGCCGGACGGCGGAGCGCAGGGCGTCGAGACGGCCGCAGCCGCCGCGCCGACCACCGACTTCGTGCTGTCGGACCTGCACGGCAATAAGCTGAATCTGGCCGACTATCGCGGCGACGTCGTGATCCTGGACTTCTGGGCCACCTGGTGCGGCCCCTGCAAGATGGTCATGCCCTACCTGCAGAAGATTCACGACGGCCATGCCGACGAGGGGATCCGCGTGGTGGCGTTGTCGGTGGACCAGAAGAGTCCGTCGAGCGTACGCCAGTTCCTCGACAAGTACGGCTACACGTTCCCGGTCGCCATGGCCGGCGTCGACCTGCAGA
This genomic stretch from bacterium harbors:
- a CDS encoding thioredoxin family protein, whose amino-acid sequence is MRSSRLVCFLLVAGLAVPGAAGAGLFDSPLNQSADEPPALTVTLRPLSGDLPAGGQVQFGVLYNVPAGTHMTTTFQALEFRGEPAATFGQAVFPPPVKAEIPYYRGDVMAVVPVALPALPGAFTVHVEAAYQLCKEGEAALCFPPAKATTSLVLQVTAATAGANSAAAAGGGSLQDRLRHALEKGSWLAFLMVFLGGVLASLTPCVFPMIPITISFIGMHAGGNPVKGFIMSLWYVLGIALVYSSLGLIAAAGGAAFGQATQTPVFMGAVAAVVFAMALSMAGLYDIQLPSGLTSRIGGGRTGFLGPLLMGMAMGLIAAPCVGPVIVVLLSWVATTGSLFLGFWLLFTFAMGMGLLFIVLGTFGGMLPPGGWMVTVKHVFAIVLYALSLWFLRPWLPAWLPPLVFGLALMLSVSAWGVFNPLPADAGPRAGLNKGVMRFLWIVGLVLALLGGLRGFAPGLLPTGGAAPPTGEASHLEPAWFGDEAAGFAEAAATGKPVMMDFWAEWCAACLELDHKTYNQDAILRLAQSFVAVKMDMTRRSPENDAISRRHKVVGMPTVIFFDSQGHELERFSGFVKAADLSEVMARVLTAVR
- the trxA gene encoding thioredoxin, encoding MSDLIHVTDENFEAEILNSEIPVLVDFSATWCGPCKQLTPIVEELAVEYAGRLKVAHVDVDHARDHAAKFGVMSVPTVLYIKGGTVTDSQVGLTAKEKMIEKIDKML
- a CDS encoding TlpA family protein disulfide reductase, translating into MRRTFLIILAVLLGLYACTGCTGDTKDATVAGGKTPDGGAQGVETAAAAAPTTDFVLSDLHGNKLNLADYRGDVVILDFWATWCGPCKMVMPYLQKIHDGHADEGIRVVALSVDQKSPSSVRQFLDKYGYTFPVAMAGVDLQSAYGGISSIPTTFIIGPDGAVKERMVGAHPLDDYLAAARRAKQAATGT